From the Anguilla anguilla isolate fAngAng1 chromosome 8, fAngAng1.pri, whole genome shotgun sequence genome, one window contains:
- the gbx1 gene encoding homeobox protein GBX-1 isoform X2 — MQRPSGQGTAFSIDSLIGTPQPRPGHLLYTGYPMFMPYRPLVIPQALSHSPLQSGIPPLAPLASFAGRLTNTFCASLGQGMPSMVALTTTLPSFSDPPDSFYPPQEIPGPRLSADPGIRRQESPHSEDLPVRDKGSELLNFSESFQTIAGETKLYSSDEDKLDLKSAETACSDREEDSSADSENESFSDGNNCGSLSQKKLKPGSQEPLPPGSAAGKSRRRRTAFTSEQLLELEKEFHCKKYLSLTERSQIAHALKLSEVQVKIWFQNRRAKWKRIKAGNVNNRSGEPVRNPKIVVPIPVHVNRFAVRSQHQQIEQGTRP; from the exons ATGCAGAGACCAAGCGGCCAAGGGACGGCGTTTTCCATTGACTCGTTGATTGGGACTCCGCAGCCCCGACCTGGGCACCTGCTCTACACTGGCTATCCTATGTTTATGCCATACAGACCCCTGGTCATCCCTCAAGCCCTGTCTCACTCGCCTTTACAGTCTGGTATTCCACCGCTAGCCCCATTGGCTTCCTTCGCCGGACGTCTTACCAACACCTTCTGTGCTAGCCTGGGACAGGGAATGCCCTCCATGGTGGCCCTCACCACCACTCTGCCGAGTTTTTCGGATCCGCCGGATAGTTTCTACCCGCCACAAGAGATCCCGGGACCAAGATTAAGCGCTGATCCTGGAATTAGAAGGCAGGAGAGTCCGCATTCAGAGGATTTGCCTGTAAGGGACAAGGGTTCAGAATTGCTCAACTTCTCGGAAAGTTTTCAAACTATCGCAG GAGAGACCAAACTGTACAGCTCGGACGAGGATAAGCTGGACCTCAAGTCAGCTGAGACTGCGTGCAGCGACAGAGAAGAGGACAGCTCCGCGGACAGTGAGAATGAGAGTTTCTCGGACGGCAACAATTGCGGGTCATTATCCCAAAAGAAACTTAAACCCGGGTCGCAGGAGCCCCTACCACCGGGGAGTGCAGCGGGAAAGAGTAGGAGGCGGCGAACTGCCTTCACCAGCGAACAGCTACTTGAACTTGAAAAAGAATTCCATTGTAAAAAGTACCTCTCTCTCACGGAGCGCTCTCAGATAGCGCATGCACTTAAACTGAGCGAGGTCCAAGTCAAGATTTGGTTTCAGAATCGTAGGGCCAAATGGAAACGGATTAAGGCCGGAAACGTCAACAACAGATCGGGAGAACCTGTACGGAATCCAAAAATAGTGGTCCCCATCCCGGTGCACGTCAACAGGTTTGCCGTTAGGAGTCAACACCAACAGATTGAGCAAGGAACCAGGCCATGA
- the gbx1 gene encoding homeobox protein GBX-1 isoform X1: MFRLTSSSMQRPSGQGTAFSIDSLIGTPQPRPGHLLYTGYPMFMPYRPLVIPQALSHSPLQSGIPPLAPLASFAGRLTNTFCASLGQGMPSMVALTTTLPSFSDPPDSFYPPQEIPGPRLSADPGIRRQESPHSEDLPVRDKGSELLNFSESFQTIAGETKLYSSDEDKLDLKSAETACSDREEDSSADSENESFSDGNNCGSLSQKKLKPGSQEPLPPGSAAGKSRRRRTAFTSEQLLELEKEFHCKKYLSLTERSQIAHALKLSEVQVKIWFQNRRAKWKRIKAGNVNNRSGEPVRNPKIVVPIPVHVNRFAVRSQHQQIEQGTRP, encoded by the exons CATGCAGAGACCAAGCGGCCAAGGGACGGCGTTTTCCATTGACTCGTTGATTGGGACTCCGCAGCCCCGACCTGGGCACCTGCTCTACACTGGCTATCCTATGTTTATGCCATACAGACCCCTGGTCATCCCTCAAGCCCTGTCTCACTCGCCTTTACAGTCTGGTATTCCACCGCTAGCCCCATTGGCTTCCTTCGCCGGACGTCTTACCAACACCTTCTGTGCTAGCCTGGGACAGGGAATGCCCTCCATGGTGGCCCTCACCACCACTCTGCCGAGTTTTTCGGATCCGCCGGATAGTTTCTACCCGCCACAAGAGATCCCGGGACCAAGATTAAGCGCTGATCCTGGAATTAGAAGGCAGGAGAGTCCGCATTCAGAGGATTTGCCTGTAAGGGACAAGGGTTCAGAATTGCTCAACTTCTCGGAAAGTTTTCAAACTATCGCAG GAGAGACCAAACTGTACAGCTCGGACGAGGATAAGCTGGACCTCAAGTCAGCTGAGACTGCGTGCAGCGACAGAGAAGAGGACAGCTCCGCGGACAGTGAGAATGAGAGTTTCTCGGACGGCAACAATTGCGGGTCATTATCCCAAAAGAAACTTAAACCCGGGTCGCAGGAGCCCCTACCACCGGGGAGTGCAGCGGGAAAGAGTAGGAGGCGGCGAACTGCCTTCACCAGCGAACAGCTACTTGAACTTGAAAAAGAATTCCATTGTAAAAAGTACCTCTCTCTCACGGAGCGCTCTCAGATAGCGCATGCACTTAAACTGAGCGAGGTCCAAGTCAAGATTTGGTTTCAGAATCGTAGGGCCAAATGGAAACGGATTAAGGCCGGAAACGTCAACAACAGATCGGGAGAACCTGTACGGAATCCAAAAATAGTGGTCCCCATCCCGGTGCACGTCAACAGGTTTGCCGTTAGGAGTCAACACCAACAGATTGAGCAAGGAACCAGGCCATGA